The Nymphaea colorata isolate Beijing-Zhang1983 chromosome 7, ASM883128v2, whole genome shotgun sequence DNA window gacagaaGCAGTTCGAGCTTGACTTGCTTGACATTCGATTATTGTCGACAAACTTGAAGTAGCTTTTGTAAAAATTAATTATCGTCAATGTATTGGTTTTTTAATGAACAAAACGGGTCGAGCTACACATCATTTTCGAGCTACACATCATTTTCGAGCCAAGACGAGTCCACTCATGAACTCATTAAACAAATCATGAACTcaaagctcgactcattaagcaaatgacttggctcAAACTTGTTAAGGACTAGTTCACCCCTAGTTTTTTTGCTTTGGTcgtcaattttatttttcagtgtTATACTTTTTAGACCACAAGTAGTTGATATGTGACACTATCAATAAATGGACGGATGTATCGCAACCGCTGTCTAAGTATGTCCGCAGCGTAAAAGTTTGGTCgtcagttttattttttgtgtgcTATATTTTTATACGACAAATGGTCAGATGTGTGACACTGTCAATATAAATAGATAGATATATTTCTGATCTTTGCAATATTGAGTTGCAGTGACATGGTGGGGATTCCTGAGTCACAGTTTCATGATCAAATATGAAAAGCTAGAAATCAAGTTGCAACCGCAACCCTTCATCTTTGCATATGGACGGCATCCACGAGAGCCTGCTGAAAACAGTCACCGCTAACAGTAGTTTGACCCTATTATAGCCATTTATTACCAAATATCCCACACCTGCCCAAGCCTAACTGCTTCGGTGTATTGCCTGCAGGCTACGGCAAccaaacttttaattttttttgttttccgaAAACAATGCCgagacttttctttattttctaatACCACCTACTGCTTTAACTGCTTGACCTAACCATTTTTTGCAGTTTGCGGGAGGTTTGGCTGTGCAACCCACTAACCCACCACCCACCTTAGAAAtccaatttctttctttttcaaaaaccgtttacctttttctttattattttacaCCTCACATGGGAGTTTTAcgttcttttaaaaatatttttttgggaGTAAAACCCGTTtacctttttattattttaatagcattaaaaaaaaaaaaatcaaactcgTACCGAAATTCAGGGTTAAAGATAGGCTACCGAGAAGGCTGATAACTTTTACCGCACTTGTCAAAGGGATTACTTATACGGAACTTCAAAATATAATTCCAACATTTATGAGTGGTGCTGGTAAATGAGTAAAAAATCAGTCTGATTTTTAGGCTTTTTACCAATATGGGGAAGACTGTagcagaaagaaaggaagagacaaaaaaaaaatcaaatttggaatGAGATTCATTGAACTAGTCACTAagccaaaaaatttagtttcaacatatatatatatatatatatatatgaatgagaTTGATTGAACTAGTCACTAagccaaaaaatttagtttcaacacttatatatatatatatatatatatatatatatatatatatatatatatatatatatatatatatatatatatatatatatatatatataggaatgaGATTGATTGAACTAGTCACTAagccaaaaaatttagtttcaacacttatatatatatatatatataggaatgaGATTGATTGAACTAGTCACTAagccaaaaaatttagtttcaacacttatatatatatatatatatatatatatatatatatatatatatatatatatatatatatatatatatatatatatatatatatatatatatatataggaatgaGATTGATTGAACTAGTCACTAagccaaaaaatttagtttcaacacttatatatatatatatatatatatatatatatatatatatatataggaatgaGATTGATTGAACTAGTCACTAagccaaaaaatttagtttcaacacttatatatatatatatatatataggaatgaGATTGATTGAACTAGTCACTAAgccaaaaaatttagtctcaacacttatatatatatatatatatatatatatatatatatatatatatataagaatgagATTGATTGAACTAGTCACTAAGccaaaaaaattagtttcaacacatatatatatatgtatatatatatatatatatatatcatttttgaGATGGTCCAACTTGCTAAAGGATGTGATCAACGTagtttattcaataaaaaataacaaccCAATGTCAGTCCGACGTTCAAAGAACAATATTACTGGCATTGAAAAACGTGACGACTCATTCAAAAGCATTACCTAACACTTGGGTTCATTCTTACAGTTGTCTTAAAATTTGTTCACAATTTCATTAAGATCCTCTTAAAAACTGCAGAGAAAGTAGCATTTATCTCATTTGAGTCGTATTCccaactaaaaaataaaaaataaaaaacttgctTTCGTCTTTGTAACTTAATTTGATAGTTTGATTTCATCTAAATTGATGGCTTAGATAATTTCCATCAAATTTGAGATATATAAGAGTATggtaactatatatatatatatattgattgattgCTAGCAAAATCAATGAATGAGATCAACATActttatttaataaaaagatTAAGCCGAGGAGCATCAATTGCTGGTTGAAACTAACCAATGTCGCTTTCATTTGATGTTCAAAGAATAACATCAATCGCATTGAAAAACGCGATGACTTAGGGTGCAACAAATTTTGATGCTTAAAAAGTGGTTGAGTTCATTACCTAACACTCGAGACTTGTGACCAATAATTAGTTGTACGCTCGCATTGAGTTCATCCGGGGATCCAAAATCCGTGAGAACTTCCGATTCAATTACTTTGGAATCCGTAGAATAATGGTCGGACAATCTTGACCAACCTTCGGTCACGATTTTTTAATAGGAAGATTAAGtgtgtgatttttttttgcttttgaagcATGTGAATAGAATATTATAAACCCAAAAAATCGAACTATAtattcatttcttaaattcttATATGATATGATCAACAAATTGAATCTTTACATTTTTATACTCATAACTTATCAGTCATCACGTTCGGATGCAAAGTTTCTCAAATAGATATTGTTACGCTTAACATCCAGACACCTTACGAAAGTTGTTTTCAGCAATGCTTTttgatgttatatatatatatatatacatatatatatatatatatatatatatatatataggtaagagaaaaaaataggccTATTATGTTTAAATATTGAAGTGTTTTTGATGGGAAACACGTATTTAGTTAgtcattttctttaataatgtttttctaGCAATCCAAAATGAACGGATCATATAACATTcgatagtagaaaaatcaaactctacttaaaaaatacttttttaaacTAAAGATGACTTATATTAGGCTCGTGCTTATAAACACATTAAGATGTTCACATTTagttttgaatatttttttttattataaatttaagcggtctgttttttatttcttacgTAATCAGTTTAGCACATGTATATGATCATTGGATTTCTCTAAGTCTGGGCACCATGCCGAGCCGCCGCGGGGTACCCAATACCCGACCCTACTCAGGACTGGCCCTCGAAAAAAGGCATTGGGCCGGCCTCATAATTTATCGAACAAGGCCTGTGTGGGCTCGAcaagtttttaatatttatttaattaatttatatatgtaatattttatcacaattaattatatatatacattattgtAATCTGATCCGAGTTTCaggccggcccaatgcccataCTTAGATTTCTCTGTCGGGGTTTGGACGAAGAAATCGTTCAGCCACTCATGGACACCAATTGAGGTATTGCATTAGCGCCCATGATTGGACGGGCGGAGGTCCACATAATATTATCAATCCAGACTTGAATTGGACATTATGAAAATTCAGTAGATTGAGGTGACAATGCAATTATTTTTAGCTTACTACACGACGTCATGTATATATGAAGATTTCATATGTCAAAGCCTTCCATAAAGTGATTAAGGCTGGGTATCGGCTGGGCCCGAAACCTTTGTTGATGGTTCAAGCCCGACGTGCTTAGTTATCGGGTCAGGCCCACCCGTCAAATTTATACGCGAATTTATAGGCACTGGTTCGAtgttcattcatatttgaaaccattaatatttcatattttaatatctcagaAATCTTTAGCAATATGCTAAGCGTCAGCGAcatatgaaaaatttctaatgGAGTCATGAAAGATATATCAAAAGTTTTTAAGTAAGCCTATTGCTAGTACCATATGtcaatacacacacatatatatatatatagggctgAATTAGGCTTTCAATAACTTGCTTGGGAGAGCCAGTCCGGAAAATTTTCTTAATGGGGCCTGCCCAAGAGTCAAAGAACCAGCCCAAGCTCGGCCCACCACGGGTCATCCACATAACTACCCATCTGGTCTTGGGCTCATGCCCACACTTAAGAGGATCCTTAGGAGGCTCGAGGAAGACTTTGGGTGGGAATATACAGGCCCATATCAGACCATGCTACAAGGCAAGGGCGGAGGGAGGTGTGGGCTCCGTGTGGGCAGTTTTCTACACAAAACCAAATTTTCTCTTAATTttgtatttgatattttttagtaatttttttctatttagaTGTAAGTGctccttaaaatttaaaattttatatttggtgccctctaaccaaaattttctaactttgATTCTAGTACATGGTATCCAGATTGGGCTTTTCACTTCTAAATTCCCCGGAAAGAAGTATGCTTCACTCTAAGCAATCAGCATCCAAAGACAACGCGTCCTAgccggcccgactcgggcccggaAAAAAGGGCACCGAGCTGGCCAGGGTGGGCTCGATGAATCCGGTTCGGCcagataatttttttcaatatatattttaatgatttttatataattataatattttattatgattctcATGGGTATTATTTCACTGGGCAGCTAAAATTAAGGATGCTCCGAATTGAAGGCAAACCACTGCCCACCCAAGCGGCGATCAAGTCTAGGAAGAAGGGGAATAAGGGGACCTTCATGCCTCATTTGCGAGCAAGagggttgttaacctcttgctGACCCTAAAAGATGTAGAAAGCCAAGGGGAAATAATGCGGCACTAAAATAGTTAAGAAAGAAgcaatttccaaaaaaattagaaagtGACTATTCAATGAATAGGGTTGTTGACCTCCTACTTAACCCCGAAAAGATGTAGAAATCCAACGGGAAACAAAGAGGCGCTAACAATctccaaaaatttttggaagtGACTAAGTCTGACCTTTTaagtaaaaggaaaagtgaaTGCAGTAAATAAACATGAACCCACGTGATATGAGAGAAAGTTACGTGTCCCGGGCGCACCATGCACattaaaaggaagaagaacattttggtaatttattaaaaaaaaatcttccacagtctttctactttttttttttatttccaattttgtctttataaaaattttctttttcagtaagaattaaaggtattttagtcatcaATTCGTTGGAGCATATATAGAGCAAGCCGTATGAGTTATGCCTTGTCCCTCGGCTACTTTGGTGAAATTGAAGATTGAGAATTAATATCATTGTCTGACATCAATCCATTTTTCACTAGTTCTTGTCAAAACTGAGTTTCTGGTTTATATATTGTTGGCCAATCGAGGAACTTCAAGCCAACGTTGTTAAAATCGGTTTCTAAACCGAACCGGCCAGATTGTTGATCCAAAAAAATGCATGgtaaatatttaacaaaaaataaatgaaaaaatgtataaaataattataaataaaaatttaaaatatattaaaaagttatttgatACTCGATGCATTGCACAATCTTGAATCGGCCATAGAATCGAATCGGTTTACATCTGAGGCTTATGACCACCAACCCATCTGCTTCGCTTTCCTGTTAGTATCTTGCTTAATCTTGCATTTTAGAAAGTAGTCTATCTTATTGGAGATAGGTCACAACAAGGGGtcgagctagaaattttttattatgggGGGCTGAAttatgatttaaaattttaaaaggagcaaaaatataatttttcaaaatttgtatataggataaaagacttttttttaaattacatgtaattttttttttggtaaatttgagggggccatggctcctgccGACCCTCCCTTGGCTCTGCTCGATTCACAACccaaaaaaacctaaaaatcaCCTTCCATTGAACAAAAAGACTCCAACACTCCACAATAGTTTATTGATACAACTCATTAAATACAAACAACTTCATAACCAATAACCAAGGGCCAATAACATCTACCAAACAAAGCTCTTCAATCCACAACTCAACTCAACCTTGTCATCATACAACCACACACTAGCTCTCTTGAGAGACACATAATAGAAATGCATGACATCcattgtatatatgtatatatatatatatgagagggAAATTAAGCAGTAGCAATTGGGTCCATATTGATGCACTCCACAGATTTCATGGTCTGGAATCTTGGTGCCTTGGCATTGAACTTCTCGCGCACATAGAGCTTCATGTAGTCTTGGAAAACAAACTTGGGGTACGTGTTTTGATCGACTATTCCGTTTTGTTCCTTGTCGAGGAGGGGAGGGGCTGGACATATGAGTGCATCACTCCCCGGGTTGTAGAACGAGGCAATCGacatcctctctccctctctctgtgcaACCACCCGGTGCTCCACGCTCTTGTACCTCCCATTCGTGATCACCTGCACCGTATCGTATCATATCATATGACattgtatatgtgcatgtatgtatgtatgtatatatcaaTGGCAGAACAACTTTATGGTTGGAGTAAGCAATTGCCTACACCAAACCACtaaatttacattatttatatataaaaacttcattaatttttaattttttacatatgaatgccccttcaaatttgaaatttatactTAAAGTGTCccttaaccagaaatttctagcttcacCACATGTAGGTATGTaggtatgtatgtatgtatgtatgtatgtcttACCTCTACTTGGTCGCCGAGGTTGATGACAATAGTGTGGCGCATGGGGGGAACATCAACCCACTGACCATCTTTAAGTAGCTGAAGTCCGGGGACACAGTCATCCTGAAAGAGTAGGATTACACCTCCGGCGTCGGTGTGGGCGCGGAGGCCATTGACGAGGTCGGGTCGAGGACAGGCTGGGTAGTTGCAGACCTTGGTGCCATAAGTCGGCCCATTTTTGCCCGCGAACACCTTCTTAAGGTAGCCTTTCTCCAAGCCAAGGTTTTCACAGAAGAGGTCAAGGAACTGCTCTGCAAGGTCTTGCA harbors:
- the LOC116258121 gene encoding 1-aminocyclopropane-1-carboxylate oxidase-like; this encodes MENFPVVDMEKLNGEERGATMAIIQDACENWGFFEVVNHGVPTQLMDEVQRLFKEHYKQVMEKEFMESVASKKLEEGEPGWDEVDWESTFFARHLPVSDIADVPGIGHDYRVAMEDFVTRLQDLAEQFLDLFCENLGLEKGYLKKVFAGKNGPTYGTKVCNYPACPRPDLVNGLRAHTDAGGVILLFQDDCVPGLQLLKDGQWVDVPPMRHTIVINLGDQVEVITNGRYKSVEHRVVAQREGERMSIASFYNPGSDALICPAPPLLDKEQNGIVDQNTYPKFVFQDYMKLYVREKFNAKAPRFQTMKSVECINMDPIATA